GTCATAGCTGAGGGAGTGGAAGAAGAAGCTCAAGTGGAATACCTTGCCGCCTTTGACTGTGATGCCATTCAAGGCTATTTCTATAGTAAGCCTTTGGAATTTGAAGATGCCTTAGCAATAGTAGATAAGAAGTTTCCTGTTGACTTCACTAAGTCCGATTTGTAGAGCTTTCTAAAAACTAAAAGCACTTCTCACCAGTAGCTGTTCGTCAATGTTTCAAATGCACATTCTAACTATAAATACTTTTAAAAAGAATAAAAGATTATTAAGTAAAAACGAGCTGCTATATAAAAAAGAGATTTAGCAAAACGTCAACTTAAGCAGCTTTAAAAGCGAATTTGCTGCAAATTTAAAAACCTCGTGATTTACTTTAATTTCTTATTAGCATAAACCCAATGCCTCTCACCAATTAGTCGAGAGGCATGTTTTTTATTCTACTTCACATTAACCGAACAGATATGGTAGAGAAGTGGGGAAATGGGTTTTTCCCAAGAGCGGTAGTATGCAAGTAGCAAACTTGCTTTTCCGGCTTTCTGTGTATTGAACTCCCAAAGTTCATATCCGCTTTTCCCAAGCGCATTATGTTCATTTTCAGCTTTATTCTTTTCCTCTTCCATCGCTTTTTTTCTGAAATCAAGTATGTTTGCAGGGGTATTTGAAAGTGTCGTCCAAGAATAACCTGTCGAAGGGTTGGAAGGCAGTCTTAATATGAAGTTAGAATTTACTGCCAATGTTAAGAATTCTGCTGATAGAACGAGATTGCCCTTTTCAGGGAAACGTGTTCCTCCTATGCGAACTGTTTCTGAATCTTGTTTAGTTAAACGGACTGCAAAAAAAGTCCCCGGAGTTATCCCCGAAACAGAATACTTGCCTGTTGAATCAGATACTGACTGTCTCAACATCTTGCCATCCCAAACATTAACTTTAACATTTGAAATAGGAGAACCATTTTGATCAGAAACGATCCCTTCCAGTTTGCTTTGTGAAGCTTCGACAAT
This genomic stretch from Synergistaceae bacterium harbors:
- a CDS encoding EAL domain-containing protein, producing the protein VIAEGVEEEAQVEYLAAFDCDAIQGYFYSKPLEFEDALAIVDKKFPVDFTKSDL